The window ATGAGTCACTGTCAGATCAACCGGAGATTGCATCTGTAGTTAAGGATTCCATGGAGGCTGCTTCGGTGGCGGTTTACGACAGTGAAGATAGGGCCGTTGAAgagaaaactgttgttgtagtgAACGGTTCAAACGTCGTTTTTGAAACCGAAGAAGATGTAGCGGAAGCTAGGGATGTGTTGGTTGACTCGATGCTGACGTACGATCCTCCTCCGCAGGAGATGGTTTCTCCTGAGCTTCCGCTGGAATTTCTACTTCCGGCGAGGGAGAAACCTCTGGTGTCTTCCAGATTCGGCAATAGGAAACCTATGAGAACGACTCCTGAAGGTAAGTAATTTACTTTTTGAAATTTTACCATTGAATCAAACTCCGTAATTATCTTGATTTGTGAATTTGAATTCGAATTTGGAGCCATGTTTAGTTGTTTCCAAGGGCGGAGGCACAGTCGTTACCCGAGCTAAGACTGGTggtcttaaatttttttaaaaaatttatatgtaaatttttatataattttagataaatttgatattagtttGAGTATGtcagattaaaatattaaataattttaaaatttaaaatttaaattcgaTATAATCGGATTCCTGTCACGGGTTGTTTCTGAGATCGGAAAATCCGCAGGAATGAGAGCTCTGAAGGTGGCAAAACCAAAGAGGCAGGAAACACTGGAGAGCACTTGGAAGATGATAACGGAGGGTCGTCACGTGCCTCTCAAACGGCACACCAAGAAATCCGACGCCTGGGAGCACGACGTGGCATCCACCTCCGCCCCTTCGGATCACGTGGCCACACCAGAGAACTTCCAGGAAAGAATCAGCTACCACCCACCACCGGATGCGGCGGCGGTTAGCCGGATCCTCAAAGACCCGTCACTGGGTCAGGACGAGTTGAACCGCCGAGTTGAAGCCTTTATCAGAAAATTCAATGAAGACATGAGGATACAGAGACAAGAATCATTGAATCAGTACAAAGAGATGATGCAGCGTGGCCtataattttaattagtttGAAGAATATATTTAGATTGTTTACATACCATAATCATGAGAGACCTTTAgatctaggattttattttattttttccacaAAACTTAAtagtttaatatatatatatatatgtatagttgttaatataatatatatataatattaaaataaatgaatgTGAATTATAATCGttacaatatatttttgaagggaaaaaatactaacaacattattattcttatgttacaattcttaaaaaaatagaaatcaatAATCTTATTAAATTATTCGTTAacatatttaagaaaaattattcaaagtaaaaaaaaaattttacctGAATTAATTTGAGCAagatttttatgaaatgatcTCACATACGATTTGATCCATAcattgagtgaaaaataataatttgaacataaaacaatatttttccaTGAGTCAGATCAGGTAGAACATATGTATCACAAATTGACTCGTAAGATGATCTCATAAGAATTTTtgtgaattaattttaataatttttatatttaataaaaattatataaaagacattttatgtttatatcaatattttaaaaaataattcgaagatatattagaaattttagagaaaaaattttgaagtgaattttaaaaaagtagAGCATAAATAACACTCTCTTAAGTCTTAAATGTTTGAATTGATTGtgttatttcatttaattttggtTACGATTTTGGATTTTGTGTCATTTGTATATGTTTAGTTCTCCacacttttaaaatattaaattaaataaactataaattttttgtaaaatattacgtttttcaaatttttaataaataatgtcATCGCGAATTTTCATATacattgatattattattattatttaattagaaatttagtataaatattttttaaaagattaaaaaataattaaaaaatttatcaaaaatttcattaattcaattcaattttgctcaaattaattcaatttttgatagacaaataatacatgatattttaatattttttattaataacagTTCAACTCaattaatacataaaatataatagtaAAAAATTCAATTCGACAAGCGGGATTGTTATCCTTATTTTAATATGAACtcaaatgatataaaaaaatttgtataataattaaaaatattaattatatcaataattttaaataattatttaaacattcgtactttataatttaaatatttcgtGCATCATAGGTCTGAGATACTAGTTATTTTTTGAAGTTAGCTTCAAGTATGAATGGCATTATTTTGATTGGTTGGAATGCATATGCTAATTTGTAATTTGGGCAATGAACACAAAATGTAACGttcttttataatattttgtccATATACGAATTGCATttagaaacataaaaaattttctcgtccaaaatataataaagatATTGGTATTAGTTTTAGAAAATCAAATGGGCTGATATAGTTTTCACATCTAGCATTTAAGTTTACTTTTTCcatcttttttaatttttttccatgAGAATGTATTTTTCGATATTTGCTATTTCAAGATCCgccataaaaattaatttagagaagatatatataatataaggatcAATTGGATATAAATTTTCATCAAGAGAttcttttcttattttgaggtttttattgtatttttattgtttaaagaaaaatttcatGGTTAAAAAAGATTATCCTGCTGCATAATATTGAAGTCAAAAACTTATGTAatacggtctcacagatcgtattttgtgagacgaatctattatttgggtcatccatgaaaagtattactttttatgctaagagtattactttttattgtgaatatcggtagggttgacccgtctcacagataaagattcgtgagaccttctcacaagagacctattcaatATTGAATCATGAAAGTtcatgtgagacgatttcacggatCAATTGTGTAAGACGGATTTCTAACTCGATctgattcataaaaaaaaattactttttatactaaaaatattacttctcaCTTTAAATATAGATCAAGTCGAACCGTTTTACGAAAATAAATTCACGAAATAGGCCCACAAATATCTACGGGAAATTGGGGAAAAATACCTAAAGTTCAAACTCTTTTTAAGTTCAATCCCtattctatattttttaacTCTGCACTCCCTAGTGAGATAATAAAGTACTTTCACCTCTcttagttaatatttttttttattttaaaaggaaaaaaatctaaacCCAAAATCTCTTCTCCTTTAAAAAAAAGACTGTCGCTCTCTACAGAAAACAAAAATGTGAGATCTTGCCATCGCCTTGTATCTTATACTCTTCTCCTCTTCTctccacatacatgatacaaCCACGTCTGCAATAAACAAAATGCATATCAGCTGAATCTAAGTTTTAGCAGAATCGTGCCTTCTCCTTCCATCTTGTAAGAAATTACGTGCAACTTTGTTGAagagattttattttcaatgtaTAATGGAGATGGTAATTCATCTTTGTCAACAAAATTTATGTGTATTTgttgtgtttgttgaattcctgagcgtgaaattttttttttgtatgaataTATGCATCTGATTGTTAGAATATTAGATTGCACAAGATCAAACAAAGAAATCCCCATATCCATTTGAAACAcccaaatcttatatcataaccAACCAGTAAGGCAAACCGTAGAGGAAAGAGAAGACATAATTAATGTGTATTTGTTATGGGGTTTGTTCNCGATTGTTTATCTTTACAATCGAGGAAAATATGAGCCTAATGCAGATGTATTTTCATCTTGCCAACAAATGTGATCAAATCAATCCTTCTTCAACCATCATACAATACCTTGCACCTCACCGAAAGTTATATGTGACATTGAATGAAGATGAGGATGTCGGTAATATGATCACATCGTTTGCTTACATGAAAATGAACATCATTGACATGATAGCAGTCCGAAAAGATGAAATTATTCCAATTGACATGAATAACCTCAGGTAAttcctatattttttatttgtagttGTGTCACACATGAACATTAGAAATAaatgattgaatttttttcGTTTAATTTATTCATACAGTTAATAAGTTCATTTTTATCTAAGATACGGATGTTGGTATTTCGAGCGAAGCATTTAATACATCATTCACTTTTGaaacttgaattttatttattgatttattttattgttgattTTCTTTAAGGAATGATGTTGATACAGATGTTGGTTCTTCGAATGCTTCTCAATTTGAAATGGTTCTACAAAGTAACTCCATTGATGCTTGGAGTCATTTGATTCATGGAGAaggacaattttttaaaaatcctgATGAGTTTCGAAAGGTTTTTAAAAACTATGCTATTGCTACTAGGAGATCGTTTGTGTATAAGAAAAATgatagtaaaaaaattatagttgttTGTAATGTCAAAGGTTGTTCATGGAGAATATATGCATCCAAATATAAGGCAGATGAAACGTTTGGAATTAGAAAATGTTGTCTTCAGCACGTATGTGGAGAGGCAAATCTTCGAACTAAGGGCCATCCAAAGGCTGATTCTGTTTGGGTGGCTAATATTGTTAAAGATAAATTGAGAGGGGAACCATCATATCGACCATCTGCAATTGTAAGAGATATTCATAGGGAATATGGCGTTGAATTGAAGTATCATAAGGCCTGGATGGGCAAGAAAATAGCAATGCATCAAATTTATGGGACAGAGAAAGGATGTTTTGACAAATTGAGGTGGTATTGTGATGCTTTGAAACAAACAAATCCTGGTAGTTGGGATGATTGCGAGGTTGATCAAATGAACAAGTTTCGACGACTTTTTATCTCTTTACATGCATGTATTGTTGGATTTGTTAAGGGATGCAGACCTTTGATTTTTTTAGATGGAacacatattaaaaataaattcaaaggaTGCATACTAAGTGCTGTGACAAAAGATGCTAATGATGATCTATTCACTTTAGCATTTGCTGTAGTGGAGGCTGAGAACGATGCTAACTGGGAATGGTTCTGTTTGAAATTGAGGTGTGTCTTGGAAATGCAAAATTGTATAGCTTTCTCACATTTCACATTCTTTTCTGATAGGCATAGTGGTCTTGTTAAGGCAATCCCGGTATATTTACAGATAGTCACCATTCATATTGCCTACGACACTTGGTGGATAATTTTCGTAGGCAGGCATGTTCCATcacattttatttgattttaaataatatctCTTTGTATATGAGATTTTTAATGTGgtgttatttaaattttagattttgaagAAGTATCCACTGCACAACAAAAAACATTGGGAATCTGTATTCCAGAAAGCAGCATACGCGGCAACAGAGAATGAGTTTATTGGTCATATTACTAGTATAATCAAGTCAATGCCTCTTGCAGAAGAATTTATTAAAAGTTCGGAGCCCGAAAATTGAGCAAATTGCTTATTTTCTGGAAAAAAGATGGTGCATTATCAACAACAATCAAGCAGAATGTTGGAATAGTTGGATTAAACCTGCAAGGTTTTTGCCGATTGTAGCCATGGTCGATAGCATACGGGTACAAATTATGAACATGATGAATAATCGACGAGAGTCATCTCTAGTAATGGCTGGAAATCTCTGTCCTAAGCCAGAAAATAATTTGTTGTGGAACTACACTAAATCTCGTAATTTGAAGGTTGATAGGTCTAGTTCATGGATTTTTGAGGTTCTTAGTGATAATTTATTGGTCATATTACTACACTAAATCTCGTACTCTTGAGATGATATTTCCGTTGTAT of the Primulina huaijiensis isolate GDHJ02 chromosome 1, ASM1229523v2, whole genome shotgun sequence genome contains:
- the LOC140980014 gene encoding uncharacterized protein; amino-acid sequence: MSILSSKLFLISAGVVSLAMGFKFYVPFTVDEIPLIWSIIISWLKPPYLYVIINAIIVVIIVSSRFHWSPSEPSVRSEHLISVKTPPPSYYESLSDQPEIASVVKDSMEAASVAVYDSEDRAVEEKTVVVVNGSNVVFETEEDVAEARDVLVDSMLTYDPPPQEMVSPELPLEFLLPAREKPLVSSRFGNRKPMRTTPEGMRALKVAKPKRQETLESTWKMITEGRHVPLKRHTKKSDAWEHDVASTSAPSDHVATPENFQERISYHPPPDAAAVSRILKDPSLGQDELNRRVEAFIRKFNEDMRIQRQESLNQYKEMMQRGL
- the LOC140986846 gene encoding uncharacterized protein isoform X1; translation: MSLMQMYFHLANKCDQINPSSTIIQYLAPHRKLYVTLNEDEDVGNMITSFAYMKMNIIDMIAVRKDEIIPIDMNNLRNDVDTDVGSSNASQFEMVLQSNSIDAWSHLIHGEGQFFKNPDEFRKVFKNYAIATRRSFVYKKNDSKKIIVVCNVKGCSWRIYASKYKADETFGIRKCCLQHVCGEANLRTKGHPKADSVWVANIVKDKLRGEPSYRPSAIVRDIHREYGVELKYHKAWMGKKIAMHQIYGTEKGCFDKLRWYCDALKQTNPGSWDDCEVDQMNKFRRLFISLHACIVGFVKGCRPLIFLDGTHIKNKFKGCILSAVTKDANDDLFTLAFAVVEAENDANWEWFCLKLRCVLEMQNCIAFSHFTFFSDRHSGLVKAIPVYLQIVTIHIAYDTWWIIFVGRF
- the LOC140986846 gene encoding uncharacterized protein isoform X2, translating into MSLMQMYFHLANKCDQINPSSTIIQYLAPHRKLYVTLNEDEDVGNMITSFAYMKMNIIDMIAVRKDEIIPIDMNNLRNDVDTDVGSSNASQFEMVLQSNSIDAWSHLIHGEGQFFKNPDEFRKVFKNYAIATRRSFVYKKNDSKKIIVVCNVKGCSWRIYASKYKADETFGIRKCCLQHVCGEANLRTKGHPKADSVWVANIVKDKLRGEPSYRPSAIVRDIHREYGVELKYHKAWMGKKIAMHQIYGTEKGCFDKLRWYCDALKQTNPGSWDDCEVDQMNKFRRLFISLHACIVGFVKGCRPLIFLDGTHIKNKFKGCILSAVTKDANDDLFTLAFAVVEAENDANWEWFCLKLR